In the genome of Gloeotrichia echinulata CP02, one region contains:
- a CDS encoding DUF4112 domain-containing protein, translating to MKRLRQLSWLLDNAVTIPGTHVGIGLDPLIGLIPIGGDFLGVMLSCYIVLEAARLGVPKRTLSKMVFNIVIDGLVGSIPLLGDFFDFAWTANTFNIKLLEEYLKFPSQNKSADGWFIFAVLVGLLVVAIILVAIPVILIRLLWQSLIGG from the coding sequence TTGAAGCGCCTACGTCAACTTAGCTGGTTACTCGATAATGCTGTTACCATTCCCGGAACCCATGTTGGTATTGGCTTAGATCCACTTATAGGATTAATACCTATTGGTGGTGATTTTTTAGGAGTCATGCTTTCTTGCTACATTGTCTTAGAAGCCGCGCGGCTAGGCGTGCCTAAAAGGACACTCAGTAAAATGGTCTTCAATATCGTTATTGATGGTTTGGTAGGTTCTATCCCACTGCTGGGAGACTTTTTTGATTTTGCTTGGACGGCTAATACTTTTAATATCAAGCTCTTGGAAGAGTACTTAAAATTCCCCAGCCAAAATAAAAGTGCTGATGGATGGTTTATCTTTGCTGTTTTGGTCGGATTATTAGTCGTGGCTATTATCTTAGTCGCCATCCCAGTTATACTAATTAGATTGTTGTGGCAGTCCTTAATTGGCGGCTAA